TCTTAGGGACAATTCAATCCATTCCCCAGGAGGGCAGTTATCTTCCTTAGGATTTTCCTGACAGCCTTATCTGTCTGAATGAAATAGGAAAGACacaatttaatttgcatttgcttTACATGGTATTTACATACAATTTACATGGTCAAAGTCTATTACTTTCTTGTGTTGCTAATTTGAATACGTTGCTTTTTGagtcccccccccctttttagcCATTCaacaaatcacacacacacacacacatttgtgaaTTTATGATGTGCAAGACACTGTAATGGATGTTTCCTGGAGTTTACTGTCTAGTGAATTAGACTGTAAAAAATTGGACCTTCCCTTCTGTCACTCTTGCCCTCCAAGGATTTGGGGGTCTCTCTGAATGGAACAAGAGCCTTTCCTGCTACACTTGAGAGAAGACTTTTGGGGGATTATCAGAGAAACCACAAGGCAGAGAAGAATGCTAGGTTTTCATAGGTGTGTGCCTTAAAGTTTTGGGTCACGTGAGTATTATTACAGGGCAAGTGCACAATTATGATGCCGAAGAAATAGGACTTTAGAGGAGGGAAGAGATCTCATCTGATCGGGGGAAGTCAGAAAAGGCTTAATGAAGTAACCCTCCTTTTTAAGGGGGAGTGGGATTTCCCCTAGCAGAGGTGAAGGGCGCggagaggaagaacattccaggaagAAGGAACAGAACTGTAGGTGGAAAGGATGAGATCATAGGACAATGAGGTCAGCTAGATTTTGGGTAACTATAGTAACGGAAAGTAAGATCACAAAGGTAACTTGGGACTCGTGTCGCACAGCAGCCTGAATGTCTGGGGAGAAGTTAGGGCTTTTTGGTATGTAACGATAAAGCTTTTAGATAAGGGAATGATGATAGAACTAGTCTTCCCCCTTCATTCATTTGCTGTCTCTCAGTCACTGTTAGTGACCCGAGTCCCCTGCGCCAGAAATGTGCCGACATACACAAAGAGCCCGTCGGGGGCGCAGGGCGGGCTCCGGCGGAGCTCACGAAGCATCCCCCGAGCTGCGCCGTCACGCCGAGCCCCTCCCCCAGGGTGCCGGAGTCGGAGGAAGAATGACGCGGCTACGGACCCGGCTCGGAGGCGCTGACTGCGGGATTCACCGACGCGGCTTTCCTCCCTGAAGCAGGAGTATTTTTTCTCTATGTGAATGAGTTACTTGAAACGTAAATTGCAGGCGGGGCAGTTTTGAATGGAGCCCCTCTCTCACACCTGGTAAAGTCTTCTTCCTTTTAGGAGGGGCGGCTAACAGAGAGCCGGTCCCTGCTCCGGCTAGCCCCTCACCCAGCCTTCAGCCAGGACGGACCCTCCCCCTCCTGCAGGCGAACAGGGAGAAGTGCCAGAGTCCACCCCGTCCCCTGGGCTGCTAAAAGGAACGGGAGGAGTCCAGGGGTAGCGAGGAGCCTGAGTGATGGGTGCGGTTGCCCCCAGGACATCCCACTCCTGCAGAACGCGGGCTTTACTGCCTCCGGCATTCCCTAGTGTCCTCTCCCGTTCCCTTCCCGGGTCCCCCGACGCCCGAGCCGGGGAGGCGCGCGAGCTCGGAGCCACAGATGGGCGGGCACGTGACGATGGGCTCCCGCGGCCTCCGGGGAGGTGGGGGTCCCGGCCCGGCAGACACGGCTGCCCTCTGCCCTCCAGGTCCTTCCTCGTGATCACTTCTCGGAGCCGGCGGGCGGGGGCTTCCTTCCACGCCAAGTTCCCCTTTCTAGGCTGCCCAAGGGAGGGAGCCTTTCCTGAGGGAGAGGGCGTGCGCGCGAGGGTCCTGGAGAGAGAACCCGAGAGCCAGGGCGGAGCCAGGGCGGGGCCCGGCGGCGGGGCCCGGCGGCGGGGCCCGGCGGCGCGTCCCGCAGCGCTCTGCAGGGATCGGCCTGCGCGCCCCAGTGCTCCCAGCTCCCGCGGAGCCACCCCTTTTTCTCACTCTGGTTCGCTGCGGGAGGAGCGGGATCTGCCAGGAGACTTTGGTCCCCCGGGGACACACGGGGCGGGGCAGGGCGGGGAGGAAGAGATTGTTTGTGTTTGGGGGCCGCCTCCCGGCTCGCCACGGACACCGTTACCAGGGTTACGTGGGGGAGGAAGAAGCTACTGCAGGAGGGGagcgggaggaggaggaggaggagcggcCGCGTCTGCAGCTGCGGCGGCGGCGATCCGGTCTCCATGGCAACGGCGCGCTCTTCCCGACAGCGGAACCTGGCCAGCGGCGCAGCGCCAGAGAGCGACTCTGGTGACCAGGACCCGGAGCGCAAACGGTGTGTCCCGGGGCTGGTCCGAGCAGCCGGGCACTCAagattcctccctcctctccgTCACCCGGCGCGGAGTTATAACCATTAAATTCCGCCTCCTCCGCCCCTCCCCCCAGAGAAAACAGCACCATCACACGGCTCATGTTTGACCCCGGGGACCTCGGCCCCCACCCCAGAGGATGAGGAAGGGCAGGACCCCGAGCTGGCCGGAAAGCCAGGCACAACGGCTCCtgcaggaaaaggagaaaaaaggagggaaggaaggaagttatcGCGAAAGGAGGCGGACTGTGGGGCGGAGGTgggattgttttgtttcttttttctgtactGAAAAGTCAAACCACGGGCTGCTACCTCTCAGCCACGGCGAGAGCGGCCTGCTGTCCTGTACCTGCAAGCCTGATTCAATGACAGTTGAAACAGTATCCAGTAAGGACACGTGACCCtctatcaggggttctcaaactacagcccgcaggGTTACGGCTAGTGGGCGGAGGGGCGGAGccagagggtgagcttttgttttaccgtagtccggccctcccacagtccgAGGGACCTTGTGAGGAGCGCTGgatcattcccctccccccagatctCAGCTTCAGAATTTTTCCCCCATGGTTCTCCACTCAATGCCCTTTGCACCAGTCTTCCAGAGAATCCAGCACATGGCAAAGTTCACATTACCTCACCTTTCTTATGGCCTTGGCCCATAGGGCAGTTCTCAGAAATAGAGTTCTGTGAACCTAAAACCTATTTTGTCTAAAGTGTTTTAACTGGTAAGGAAGAAGTTATCATCATGGGCATATTTTTTGCTAATAGTTTCTATACTTTAGCTTTTTACTACCACAATGAGCAagattttttcagttttcaagaTTTACAAGAGCTTTAGATTCATTGTCACATTTGGCTCTCATAGAACAACCAGAACAGGTTTAATTTTTACCGAGTGGGAGGGAGAAACTAAAAAAGACTGTGATTTATTCAATCGATTCAATCAATAACACGCaactttattaagtgcttactgtgtaccaAGCATTATGCTAGGCAGTGGGGCTTTAAAGAGAAAGCCACTTTTCTGGACCTCACATCCTTTGTCCTTTTTGTTATCCTGCAGGAATTTTAAGAAGTTTGTAATCTACTTGTGATAATGAGaaacatttacatataaaattcGATATAACTTTGTGATCTCAATGCCATGGCAAATCTCATAGGAGAAGAGGTAGACTAGAAATGGGCAAATCTTATTCATAGTTTCCCAAAGGGTACAGGATGGATTTGGGAAACTGGTAAACTAGACAagaattcctggcaaaattccaAAAGAGATTACTAGACACATAATTTAAGAGAATCAACTGACATTAAGCGAACATGGCAACCCTCTGAGCTAACAAGAATTGGGTAAGAACAAGTTAAATCTAATCTTATCTGTTATTATCGCTATTATTATTCTGATTATAAATCCAGAGCTTTCATACTCTTTACTATGTTCagcaaaaatcttattttggctTCCACTTCGAAGTGGAAGTATTCAAATGTTTTGATGAGAACTAAAATCAATGAACAGATAAACAAGAGATTGTAAATGGTTGCACCCTGCTCCCACTAACTTCCGTTATTTGCAGATCATTAACTTCATTCCCCAAAGACTGTTACATTGACTTTAACATCCTCCTGCCTCTAAAGATTTGAAGGGCCATTATGATGTAGAAACAGAAGAGAAGTCTGCTTTATTCAGAAGGGAGAATTAGAACTATGTAATAGTTGCAAGGAAGCAGATTTTGCCTCAGTGAAAGGACTATACAGAGCTATACAACAAATGagtattttgttaaatagtgagctCCTTGTTTCTAGGTTATTGAGACAGAACTTGAACAATTCATTCTCTGGGAGTGATTCTGGAGAAGAGAACCAGTTAGcttctaaagttctttttaacttttaggATTCTGATGATAAGATAAACTAACAATAGGGGGCAGCTacgtggcgcagtgcatagaacaccagccctgaattcaggaggacccgagttcaaatctggtctcagacacttaacacttcctagctgtgtgaccctgggcaagtcacctaaccccagcctcaggggggaaaaaaatgaacaagtgaCTTATATAAGGTAAAGGGGTCTGGTGATTGATGATGTATCTGCCAGGTGAGAACCAATCTTGCTATAGATGGAGAAAGTTGGTGCCAAATTGACTTAAGATGATGAAGACCATCTATTAAATTGTAGAAGAGTTGCTACATTTGGTATGATGGATTTGGTATGATGGATTTGGTAGATGGCAATGAAGAAGGTGATAGAGGAACAATGGATAGTTAGGAAGTCCTGgtttcaaatctgctctcagacacttatttagcTAGGTGATGGCCAAGTCATTAATCTCtgtctcttctataaaataaagatacctTGAGatgatgttgtgaggatcaagtgaaaaaatatttgcaaagcactttgtaaatcttcaagtaaatgctattattaaatgACACCCTTGAAATATTTATGTAAACAGTTCAATAAGTCTATTAACCTACTGTGTGCTTAGCACTGTGTggaaatagtgtgtgtgtgtgtgtgtgtgtgtgtgtgtgtgtatttgtggaaTTAAAAAGACTCTGCCCTTGAGAAGTATATAATCTCTAGGGAGAGGCAATCTACATACATAAAACATGTTAGCTAATAATTCAAGGCAATGTACATCACTGAATATACAAATAAGTCTaggttttccttatttttcccctaAACAAAGCCCAAGGAATCATATTCTGCAAACTGCTAACCTGggatttgttttttcctcctcagATGCTGTGATGTGTTGCCCCAGATTTCAAGgactccccctccccaaatgaCTGTCTGGCTTTTATCTGTAGGAGAGTGACAGAAGACAGATTAGAGCTGGATTAATGGGaaaagaatgggggaggggatggtGGATATTGTGTCTCCACGGTTGGAGGTTGAATCAGGACAGAACGAGCTCATCAGAGAGAGCCAAGGGGAAGAGGAGGTGAAAATAAATGGCCCCGCTGGAGGAGTAGGTAATGAGGTgaaacaaggcaaaaaaaaatgtcagtggGAATCAAGAAGAGACAGTGAATTTTAATCTCTTCTGCTCTGAAGGGATGAGACAGGAGGGTTAAAGTGCTTAGGTTATGAAGATAGATGCATTCTTGCTGGATCCTCTCAGGAGGCCTGGATTGAGGATGGAGCAGGTGAGATTTTAAAGTGGTGCTGTTTTTTTTAAGAAGCTGATGAGATTGATTTTAGGATGCCAAGGATCAACCCAGAGTCCTTTACCTCCCACTCCTTGAAATAGGAATACTGGCTGGAGCCGAGTCTGATGGGGGAATCCAGAAATAACACAGCTTTGAAAACTTTTACTAAGCATTTTTCTCAAAAATAGTTCTGAGAGGTAGTTGATACAAATAGTATCTCCATTTAAAAAGACAAGGAGATTGAGACttggagaggttaaatgatccTGAATCACACAACCATTAAGCATTAAACTAGATCTAAAGATGGCTTCAGAAGGCCAAGAATTGCCCTTGGTGAGCAGCACCCATTAATCGCAAGCTGGGCTGTCAGCAACTAGGGTTAGAATTCACTCAAAGCTGATCCAGAGGATTCTAAGCATGTGATCCATACCAATGATTCATCCCTCAAGAGCTCTGCTGGCCAATCTGTGTTTGAGAAAGCTACTAAGGATCCCTTGGAATGAGAATCATGACTGGGAATAGGGGTACGAGGTAGGGGAACCATTAGAACTAAACTCTTCAAGAGCTTCTTGGGTGGGCCCAGACAATGTTATTTAATGTAGCCCAGCAGTCCCTACA
The Sminthopsis crassicaudata isolate SCR6 chromosome 4, ASM4859323v1, whole genome shotgun sequence genome window above contains:
- the LOC141565457 gene encoding uncharacterized protein LOC141565457; this translates as MGAVAPRTSHSCRTRALLPPAFPSVLSRSLPGSPDARAGEARELGATDGRARDDGLPRPPGRWGSRPGRHGCPLPSRSFLVITSRSRRAGASFHAKFPFLGCPREGAFPEGEGVRARVLEREPESQGGARAGPGGGARRRGPAARPAALCRDRPARPSAPSSRGATPFSHSGSLREERDLPGDFGPPGTHGAGQGGEEEIVCVWGPPPGSPRTPLPGLRGGGRSYCRRGAGGGGGGAAASAAAAAAIRSPWQRRALPDSGTWPAAQRQRATLVTRTRSANGVSRGWSEQPGTQDSSLLSVTRRGVITIKFRLLRPSPQRKQHHHTAHV